One genomic window of Thermococcus indicus includes the following:
- a CDS encoding segregation and condensation protein A — protein sequence MESRREEEITPVDILLQLVTMGKVDPWNIDIVDLTEKYIERLREMKELDLRVSARAILAASILVRMKSEALLYGDEEEEEEHEEKLHVDVEPLAPPLRRVERYYTFDDLLDALMDALEEAEKRKPRKKKKVEIEEEVFVVDDFRVDIEKHVYRLHEIVVDMYRETREPINFWDLVFDPTPKIVARTFLYLLFLSNMGKVDLIQEEPFGEIFVVPVEESA from the coding sequence ATGGAATCGCGCCGTGAGGAGGAGATAACGCCCGTTGACATTCTCCTCCAGCTCGTCACCATGGGAAAGGTTGATCCCTGGAACATCGACATCGTTGACCTGACCGAGAAGTACATCGAACGACTCAGGGAGATGAAGGAGCTCGACCTCCGCGTTTCGGCGAGGGCAATCCTTGCTGCATCAATCCTCGTCAGGATGAAGAGCGAGGCCCTGCTCTACGGCGACGAGGAGGAAGAGGAGGAGCACGAGGAGAAGCTCCACGTTGATGTCGAGCCGCTGGCCCCGCCCCTCCGCAGGGTGGAGCGCTACTACACCTTCGACGACCTGCTTGATGCACTCATGGACGCCCTTGAGGAGGCGGAGAAGAGAAAGCCGCGGAAGAAAAAGAAGGTCGAGATAGAGGAGGAGGTCTTCGTCGTCGATGACTTCCGCGTTGACATCGAGAAGCACGTCTATCGGCTCCACGAGATAGTCGTGGACATGTACAGGGAAACCAGGGAACCCATAAACTTCTGGGACCTTGTCTTCGACCCAACACCGAAGATAGTGGCCAGAACCTTCCTCTACCTCCTGTTCCTCTCCAACATGGGGAAGGTGGACCTCATTCAGGAGGAGCCCTTCGGGGAGATATTCGTCGTGCCCGTGGAGGAGAGCGCCTAG
- a CDS encoding DEAD/DEAH box helicase, with product MYLRRDLIEPRVYQEVIYARCKETSCLVVLPTGLGKTLIAMLIADYRLSRYGGKILMLAPTKPLAIQHAESFRRLFNLPQEKINVLTGELSPEKRRRVWEESVIITATPQTVENDILTGRISLEDVSLLVIDEAHRAVGGYSYVFIAREYLKTARHPLVLGLTASPGSDADKIREIVENLGIEHVEVRTEASPDVKPYVQKMSFEWVKVELPEIYKEVRRLLREMLKESLKPLAQFKLVSTYSPDISKREVLQAGSKINQEVARGNYEIGRLRLHQAKAVKLQHAIELLETQGLTALRTYLRKLREDKRAKSSKQLMEDPRMRKVVYLLVQAKESGVDHPKMERLKELVKRQLERKPDSKVIVFTNYRDTGRRIVEELEAMGIAAERFIGQASRGKDKGMSQKKQKEVLDRFSRAEFNVLVATSVGEEGLDVPEVDLVVFYEPVPSAIRSIQRRGRTGRHRPGKVVILMARGTRDEAYYWSSKRKEKGMFDAIRAIARELERARPRERSEPAEIVEKTPERAGMSRGKITSLDAFLKPKGAPKTEEKSGASEKPPRKGVFVKKPRVIVVYADSRELRSGVPKHLRELGAEVEVRTLDVADYVVSEDVGIERKSANDFIQSIIDGRLFDQVERLKRAYAKPVIIIEGELYGVRNIHPNAIRGAIAAVTLDWGVPILFSSGTEETAQFIYLMAKREQEERKKEVRLRSEKKALTLAERQRLIVEGLPNVSATLAKRLLAHFGNVERVFTATEEELKEVEGIGPKKAREIRKVITAPYVGEDKI from the coding sequence ATGTACCTTCGCCGAGACCTCATCGAGCCCCGCGTTTACCAGGAGGTAATTTACGCCCGCTGTAAAGAGACCAGCTGCCTCGTCGTTCTCCCGACGGGGCTGGGAAAGACGCTGATAGCGATGCTCATAGCCGATTACCGGCTCTCCAGATACGGCGGCAAGATCCTCATGCTCGCGCCAACCAAACCCCTGGCCATCCAGCACGCGGAGAGCTTTAGGCGCCTCTTCAACCTCCCTCAGGAAAAAATAAACGTCCTCACCGGAGAACTCTCCCCCGAAAAGCGCAGACGGGTGTGGGAGGAGAGCGTGATCATCACCGCCACCCCCCAGACCGTCGAGAACGACATCCTCACGGGCAGGATTTCGCTGGAGGACGTTTCCCTTCTGGTAATCGACGAGGCCCACAGGGCCGTTGGCGGTTACTCGTACGTTTTCATCGCCAGGGAGTACCTCAAAACCGCCAGGCACCCGCTGGTTCTCGGCCTGACCGCATCCCCGGGGAGCGACGCCGATAAGATCCGCGAGATAGTGGAAAACCTCGGCATCGAACACGTCGAGGTGAGAACCGAGGCTTCCCCCGACGTTAAACCATACGTGCAAAAAATGAGCTTTGAGTGGGTGAAGGTCGAGCTGCCCGAGATATACAAGGAGGTTAGAAGACTACTCCGCGAGATGCTGAAGGAGAGTCTCAAGCCCCTCGCCCAGTTCAAGCTCGTCTCGACTTACTCGCCGGACATATCAAAGAGGGAAGTGCTTCAGGCGGGGTCAAAGATCAACCAGGAGGTCGCGAGGGGCAACTATGAGATCGGCCGCCTCAGACTCCACCAGGCCAAGGCCGTCAAGCTCCAGCACGCGATCGAGCTCCTCGAGACCCAGGGGCTGACCGCCCTGCGCACCTACCTCAGGAAGCTCCGGGAGGATAAGCGGGCGAAGTCGAGCAAGCAGCTAATGGAAGACCCGCGCATGAGGAAGGTGGTTTACCTCCTCGTTCAGGCAAAGGAGAGCGGGGTGGACCATCCGAAGATGGAGCGGCTGAAGGAGCTCGTCAAAAGGCAGCTCGAAAGAAAGCCGGACTCCAAGGTAATCGTCTTCACCAACTACCGGGACACGGGGAGGAGAATAGTGGAGGAACTGGAGGCGATGGGGATCGCGGCCGAGAGGTTCATCGGTCAGGCGAGCAGGGGGAAGGACAAGGGCATGAGCCAGAAGAAGCAGAAGGAAGTCCTCGACCGCTTCTCCCGCGCCGAGTTCAACGTCCTCGTCGCCACAAGCGTTGGCGAGGAAGGACTGGACGTTCCGGAGGTGGACCTGGTCGTCTTCTACGAGCCGGTGCCTTCGGCCATAAGGAGCATCCAGAGGCGTGGCAGGACCGGCAGGCATAGACCGGGGAAGGTTGTAATCCTGATGGCCCGGGGAACGAGGGACGAGGCATACTACTGGAGCTCGAAGCGAAAGGAGAAGGGTATGTTCGATGCAATAAGGGCCATAGCGAGGGAGCTCGAAAGGGCCCGCCCCAGGGAGCGGTCGGAACCTGCTGAAATCGTTGAAAAAACACCGGAGCGTGCCGGAATGAGCAGGGGGAAGATAACTTCCCTTGATGCGTTTCTGAAGCCCAAGGGTGCCCCGAAAACTGAGGAAAAATCCGGGGCTTCCGAAAAGCCTCCGAGGAAAGGGGTTTTCGTAAAGAAACCGAGGGTTATAGTGGTCTACGCCGACAGCCGCGAGCTGAGGAGCGGGGTGCCGAAGCACCTCCGCGAGCTTGGCGCCGAGGTTGAGGTCAGGACGCTCGACGTTGCCGACTACGTGGTGAGTGAGGACGTCGGCATAGAGCGCAAGAGCGCCAACGACTTCATCCAGTCAATCATCGACGGCAGACTCTTTGACCAGGTTGAGAGGCTCAAGAGGGCCTACGCGAAGCCGGTCATAATCATCGAGGGCGAGCTTTACGGGGTGAGGAACATCCACCCCAACGCCATCAGGGGTGCCATAGCGGCGGTGACCCTCGACTGGGGGGTGCCCATTCTTTTCTCCTCCGGAACAGAGGAGACGGCACAGTTCATATACCTGATGGCAAAGCGCGAGCAGGAGGAAAGAAAGAAGGAGGTTCGCCTGAGGAGCGAGAAGAAGGCGCTAACGCTGGCCGAGAGGCAGCGCCTGATAGTCGAGGGCCTGCCCAATGTCTCCGCAACCCTTGCCAAGCGCCTCCTCGCGCACTTCGGCAACGTTGAGCGAGTTTTCACCGCGACGGAGGAGGAG
- a CDS encoding DUF5658 family protein: protein MRGKVYAGFFVAFSVLDMFTTWFGVSRGFSEANPVIAQRLSDPVLFFGSFALFTALGVALILASSALTGISGVFGYFPAVFVLLKAAPAVNNLYLLFGFGFLIPFVSVLLLAAMFIFRPEKPACTRGVRKAFIRSLQA, encoded by the coding sequence ATGCGCGGAAAAGTGTACGCAGGATTTTTTGTGGCGTTTTCGGTTCTTGATATGTTTACAACCTGGTTTGGCGTGAGTAGAGGGTTCTCCGAGGCAAATCCTGTCATAGCCCAGAGACTCTCTGACCCGGTTCTCTTCTTCGGAAGCTTCGCCCTCTTCACGGCCCTGGGTGTTGCCCTGATCCTTGCGTCCTCCGCCTTAACAGGCATCTCCGGTGTTTTCGGATACTTCCCCGCGGTCTTTGTGCTCCTTAAAGCCGCTCCCGCGGTCAACAACCTCTACCTGCTGTTCGGCTTTGGATTCCTGATACCGTTTGTTTCAGTGCTTCTTCTCGCGGCGATGTTCATCTTCAGGCCCGAAAAGCCCGCATGCACCCGGGGCGTCAGGAAAGCTTTTATTCGCTCCCTCCAAGCTTAA